The proteins below are encoded in one region of Pontibacter deserti:
- a CDS encoding rhomboid family intramembrane serine protease: MRTGQGMLESTQQESSRFGYSFLPGLLFVLLLWLVHMLSYFSNAELAWLGVFPRNFFGLVGVFLSPLIHSDLKHLLSNSFPLILLSGFILFIHKQEGAKVLILVYVLSGVFTWFIGRQSYHIGASGVVYGMAGFLLFHGFLTRDRGSLAVAFAVLFLYSGLFYGLFPKEERVSWEGHLAGMFAGLVATFFIGDHTFSKRRSNKAVVTVQPAVTQRHVSSTFIPYYMHYTIHYSLENTGKEAKPFVYTLTPDFQSDQKPPTVQYTSAIKGLSTTRKY; the protein is encoded by the coding sequence ATGAGAACAGGGCAGGGGATGCTGGAAAGCACACAGCAGGAAAGCAGCAGGTTTGGGTATAGTTTCCTGCCGGGGCTCCTGTTTGTTTTGTTGCTTTGGCTGGTGCACATGTTGTCTTACTTCAGCAATGCAGAACTTGCGTGGCTGGGCGTATTCCCACGTAACTTCTTTGGATTGGTAGGGGTGTTCCTGAGCCCTCTCATTCACTCTGATCTGAAGCACCTGCTTTCCAATTCTTTTCCGCTTATACTTTTGTCGGGGTTTATACTTTTTATACATAAACAGGAGGGTGCTAAAGTGCTGATTCTGGTTTATGTACTAAGTGGTGTGTTTACCTGGTTCATAGGCAGGCAATCTTATCATATAGGTGCCAGTGGAGTAGTTTATGGTATGGCTGGCTTCCTGCTGTTTCATGGTTTTTTAACCCGAGACCGTGGTTCTCTGGCCGTAGCCTTTGCTGTGCTGTTCCTGTATAGTGGTCTGTTCTATGGTTTGTTCCCGAAAGAAGAGCGGGTATCGTGGGAAGGACACCTGGCAGGCATGTTTGCAGGATTGGTTGCAACATTTTTTATTGGAGATCATACTTTTAGCAAACGTAGATCAAACAAAGCAGTAGTAACGGTGCAACCTGCTGTAACGCAGCGGCATGTGAGCAGCACTTTTATACCTTACTATATGCACTATACTATACATTATAGTTTAGAAAACACGGGTAAAGAGGCTAAACCCTTTGTTTACACCTTAACGCCCGATTTCCAATCTGATCAGAAACCACCCACTGTTCAATATACATCAGCTATAAAGGGTCTAAGTACCACGAGAAAATACTAG